tcctTAATGCATTTATCTCAATCTTTTAAGGTGCACGCTGATGTGGCATGCATTGAGCACCTCATTAgaaaacaaacagaaaatttgaaaagataaaatgaaaattgaattatcGCGTGCTGTTGTTCATCATCATTCGTCTTCTActtttcaaactaaaaaaaatgatgatgacTCAAAGATCCACAGAAATGAGCAAACAAAATAGAAAGACGAAAGTAAACTTGCTGATCCCATCATCTGTATCTTGGGCCGTGTGAGCTCGAGAGGCCAACAGCCATGGCTGCCGTTCGAGCTCGAGAAGATGCCACCACGGCTTGTAGAGCCCGAAGGTCGAGGTCATGGAAGagctcaagtgaagaaaaaaaggtttgaCTAAGGAAGAATATGTCACATTAGCGcttctctttcaaaaaaataataaaatttgccACATTGACGTCATTAAGTTTTCAACCTATTACACAAGTgctaatttagccaattttgccaatttagagCCTAAACCTTTGTACGAAATTTCAACGTAATCCTTCCGATTAATTTTTTACGAAAGTTAATAATAGATGTAGTccttctataaaaaaaattgaccaaaatgacaATATTTGTATTTCTGGCAAaagtttggaattaaattggcaaaatttgaaatattatgaTAGAATTAATATcgatataataaatttagaactcatCGGACAATTTCCTCTCAAATTGCACAGAGTTGACGGGGGGATTTGAAtgcatcaatttgataagtttggCTTTGATTGaactttctaaaattttataactcaattacaCCATCTCGAAAAGTTTGGAACTTCTAATGcgcttatctttttttttttttatttaaacatGGCAAAAACACAAGCTCTAGCTATTATTCACACTCAGCTGTGTAGACAAAATGTACAAGCATTAAGAGATCCTAACTTTCCAGCACCAAGGACAGACAATTACATTGTTTCGGACGCCGCCACCAGAGGGATCTCGAACTTGTTCCCCTGCCATTGCAGGAGAAGAAGTCACTCGATCTGGACAATCATCCAGAACATGTCATGCCAGATATCTGAACAAATTGGGGTTGTCTTTGTCTCTCTCCAAATAGTCTCGAGTGATCAAGTCCTCAATCCTTTTCTTGATTGCCTTGAAATCAGGCtgcaataaaacaaaatcagtTGATAAAAACTGAAAGAACCAGGATGAAGGTATTGAGTCAACACAGCGTCTAATAAAGACCTTAAACATGTGACGCAACTGCTCAACACACTCCATGACCAGCTGCTGATGACCCAAAACCTTTCGACTCTTCATGATACGCACAATCGAGGCATCGATTGCATATGTCCGATCCTTATCAACATCTTCTAtaactttcttcttctcatcCACAGGAGGAAGAGGAATCTGCATGTCAGGAAATATTAAAACAAGACTGCACTGATAAATTAGGGGAGAAAAGCTAAAACAGGATTGCAATGTAGAAAGACAAGGTCAGACAATTCAGGACAATTCAAAAACACTCGGTTATACCTTGATCCTCCGCATTTTGTCAGTGAACTTGGAGTTGAACTCAAAGTGATCAGTGGGAGCAATGTTTTTTGTGTTTGGCTCTTTGTTAAGGATCTTGTACTTGGCACATGATAAGGAGTGGAGAAGCCTCACAACATCACTATCAGTCAAATTCAACTGGGTCATTATCTCCGAGTAACTCAGTCTATCAGAAGAGTTGAATAACAACAGAGCTGAGGCCTACAAAGCAATAGAGAGGGATGAAACGTTTTCAAGTGAAAAAATACATAAGACGAAATAACAAATCCCAAAGTCTACCAGATCTCAAGATTGATAAATACAAAACGTTCAAAAAACAAATTACCTGGTATGTTGTCACTATCAAATCCATCGATTTTGGCTCAAAATTACCAATAATGTTACAAGTCCCTAATGAATAAATCCATTTTAAATTTCGatgctttgtttttctttggtaGAATTCCCTGAAAACTTTGATGCACTTTACCTGAAACAGCCAGCAATTAACAATAACTTTTAAATCAGAGTAAGTAGTCAATTTCAACTATTGGAAATTGCCTATGAACATCAaacaaaacttcaaattttatctCTCAGCAAAATTCTGCAAGTACCATTTCTGCTGGAACGTTCAAATCAAAGGACTTGTAACTCGGCCAAAAGCCAGTATTCAGAACCATGACCGTCAAGTCAATGCCAGGATTTGCATTTGGATTATTACTGAGATACTCTTCAAAACTAGTTTGGTTTTCCTTTGCTAACATCAAATCCGTAACCTGGAACACAGAGAAGTGAACTAGGAACGTATTGCTGCAGGTGAAACTAGCTCTTAAGAAAGAAATGTAGGAACACCAACCATCCCTTCCATCTTTGATGTGAACTGACCACCACATTGCTGCTTTAATTTCATCAGCATACTTCTCTCATGGTCATCATTGGCACTCTTATCAAAAAGAAGTCGTCCAGCAAGCTTCTTCCTGTCAGTTTTGATCATTATTAGTAAGCAGTTTGATGGCATCACCAAGCCTCAATTATAATGGATTACAACCACAAATGGATCCACATAACAGACCCCACTTAGTGGATGAGGCATTTGTTTCCAAAAATTGATATGGCTAAGTTTCATGTTCTAATGCATGGAATTTTAACATGCTTGATAGATATTCTCAGTCACTGTAAATTGATTATGGAAatgatctcatttttcttttactatagAGTACAGAAGAGAGATGTTAAATAATATATAAGGCAAATCAATCTTGAGAACATACGTTCATCTTGAATATCATTGGCATAAAGACAAGCACAGTAGCCTCAGTAAACTTGCACCCATTACTCAAGGGTCTAGTATCCTATGAAATTACAGTATTCAAGAAACTGATAGAACTAGTTTTGACGTATCTAAATAATAGGTAAAAAACTAGTAAGCCCAATTTCAATATATCATGAACTATCTTTTATGTAGTATCACTAAGGAGACTGTGACATAAGAGATTTAGTTAACTTCATTTCCAACGATATGGTCGGTAGGCTATGCACCGGTAATACACCTCCAATACTATAAATATTACCTATAGAACTCAGCAAAAAGATCCTTGTCACTGATATATGCGAGCAACTTTACTACCTGCAAAAGGTACAATAACCACCTGTGATACTTAAAAAATGATTCTAAACTACATTGCAAAAATTAATGTCCAAACAACAGGCCTTCTCAAGTGTTTCTTCAATGGCTTCATCGCTCAATTTTTCACTACTTCCCTTCCTAAGTATATTATCACAAAAAGTAGCCAAAAGCTCTGCAATTGAGCTTCCACCAACACCCTCGTTGCAAAAGGCCTCAAAAGCCTCCCTAAGTGCCTGTCAAAAGGAACATCCAAGTAAGTATGTCCGATGTAGCtttttgaaatctcttcaatcACAAGATATGAACCTTATGGAAAATGACGTGATTCTGGAAACGTTCATTCACATATACCACATACTTAGCATGTAGCTCAATCATTTTCCTCATGAAAACCTGCCAACAATGAGCTGAATCAATGCTCCTCAACAGACAAACAAAATTTTATCCACATATGGAGAAGTGGAAGATTGATTGCGTTACTTGTTGCCACAAGCCTACATCCTTCTTATTGGCCTGTGAAAAGGAATGAAGGGACTAATTGGTCGTTTCATAAAATGTTACAAATCAAAACAAAGGTATGCACAAACCCCACACTATAACTACAGAGTGACAAGGATGACAAGTCTCAAAAGTTGAGTCGGATTTagattggaaaataaaataacacaaATGGTAACTAGGTGAagagtaaattcctttatgaaAACCTAAAGCTAGAAAGCATTGCAGGACAACTTCCTAAGCAtcatattaattgaaaaaattgcacCATATAATTCAAACTAAATGAATGCTAGAACTTCAATAAACTCCTTACAATATCTGTTCAAGAGAAGAATACTAACTGTACATGTAGACCTTTCAAATATCCTGTCGAATGTTTCACGGACAGTGGTTCATTACTATACATAACAGCAGTACAGGCATGAGTACGCAATAAGCCAGTTCTATTGGTACACAGTATGGCATTGCAATCATAGTTGAATGATTGAATAACAACTTCAGATTGTGGTTCACATAGGCGCGACTGCTAAAACAATAACATGATGACGTATATGTGTCAGCTATCTATGCTAACATGTATATGTGGAATATGTATGGCATATCTAGTGGTCAGATCTTGGAACGTATGGCATATCTAGTGATCACTAGTGTGATTTACATCTTTCCGAACACCATAATATATTGGCTCCTAATCTTTGGGTTATTCCCCTCCAAAATGAAGCTGTCACTTACCCACGCAAAACTTATCCTTTTAGATTTCCTTTTGGGACAATGCTCGACTAGCCTCTAGTGGCAAGCTGCATTTCTTTCTGTAGGtcaatctttttatttgaaGTCTAATTTCCATCTTTTTGAATGAAAGAGAAACTTTTTCCCAAAAC
The nucleotide sequence above comes from Eucalyptus grandis isolate ANBG69807.140 chromosome 2, ASM1654582v1, whole genome shotgun sequence. Encoded proteins:
- the LOC104425962 gene encoding cullin-1 isoform X2, with protein sequence MAVNERKTIDLEQGWEIMQKGIMKLKNILEGLPETGISSEEYMMLYTTIYNMCTQKPPRDYSQQLYDKYRESFEEYIMSTVLPSLREKHDEFMLRELVKRWVNHKVMVRWLSRFFYYLDRYFIARRSLPPLNEVGLTCFRDLVYQDLKVKVSNAVISLIDQGREGKQIDRALLKNTLDIFLEIGMGKMDYYENDFEAALLKDSAAYYSRKASGWISEDSCPDFMLKAEECLKREKDRVSHYLHSSSEPKLLEKVQHELWSVYASQLFGKGHSGYHALLTDHKVENLSRMVRVFSKVPIFLDPLTNILKQRVTDEGTALVKQAEDAAGSKKVFMRKMIELHAKYVVYVNERFQNHVIFHKALREAFEAFCNEGVGGSSIAELLATFCDNILRKGSSEKLSDEAIEETLEKVVKLLAYISDKDLFAEFYRKKLAGRLLFDKSANDDHERSMLMKLKQQCGGQFTSKMEGMVTDLMLAKENQTSFEEYLSNNPNANPGIDLTVMVLNTGFWPSYKSFDLNVPAEMVKCIKVFREFYQRKTKHRNLKWIYSLGTCNIIGNFEPKSMDLIVTTYQASALLLFNSSDRLSYSEIMTQLNLTDSDVVRLLHSLSCAKYKILNKEPNTKNIAPTDHFEFNSKFTDKMRRIKIPLPPVDEKKKVIEDVDKDRTYAIDASIVRIMKSRKVLGHQQLVMECVEQLRHMFKPDFKAIKKRIEDLITRDYLERDKDNPNLFRYLA
- the LOC104425962 gene encoding cullin-1 isoform X1; this translates as MAVNERKTIDLEQGWEIMQKGIMKLKNILEGLPETGISSEEYMMLYTTIYNMCTQKPPRDYSQQLYDKYRESFEEYIMSTVLPSLREKHDEFMLRELVKRWVNHKVMVRWLSRFFYYLDRYFIARRSLPPLNEVGLTCFRDLVYQDLKVKVSNAVISLIDQGREGKQIDRALLKNTLDIFLEIGMGKMDYYENDFEAALLKDSAAYYSRKASGWISEDSCPDFMLKAEECLKREKDRVSHYLHSSSEPKLLEKVQHELWSVYASQLFGKGHSGYHALLTDHKVENLSRMVRVFSKVPIFLDPLTNILKQRVTDEGTALVKQAEDAAGSKKANKKDVGLWQQVFMRKMIELHAKYVVYVNERFQNHVIFHKALREAFEAFCNEGVGGSSIAELLATFCDNILRKGSSEKLSDEAIEETLEKVVKLLAYISDKDLFAEFYRKKLAGRLLFDKSANDDHERSMLMKLKQQCGGQFTSKMEGMVTDLMLAKENQTSFEEYLSNNPNANPGIDLTVMVLNTGFWPSYKSFDLNVPAEMVKCIKVFREFYQRKTKHRNLKWIYSLGTCNIIGNFEPKSMDLIVTTYQASALLLFNSSDRLSYSEIMTQLNLTDSDVVRLLHSLSCAKYKILNKEPNTKNIAPTDHFEFNSKFTDKMRRIKIPLPPVDEKKKVIEDVDKDRTYAIDASIVRIMKSRKVLGHQQLVMECVEQLRHMFKPDFKAIKKRIEDLITRDYLERDKDNPNLFRYLA
- the LOC104425962 gene encoding cullin-1 isoform X3 — translated: MAVNERKTIDLEQGWEIMQKGIMKLKNILEGLPETGISSEEYMMLYTTIYNMCTQKPPRDYSQQLYDKYRESFEEYIMSTVLPSLREKHDEFMLRELVKRWVNHKVMVRWLSRFFYYLDRYFIARRSLPPLNEVGLTCFRDLIDQGREGKQIDRALLKNTLDIFLEIGMGKMDYYENDFEAALLKDSAAYYSRKASGWISEDSCPDFMLKAEECLKREKDRVSHYLHSSSEPKLLEKVQHELWSVYASQLFGKGHSGYHALLTDHKVENLSRMVRVFSKVPIFLDPLTNILKQRVTDEGTALVKQAEDAAGSKKANKKDVGLWQQVFMRKMIELHAKYVVYVNERFQNHVIFHKALREAFEAFCNEGVGGSSIAELLATFCDNILRKGSSEKLSDEAIEETLEKVVKLLAYISDKDLFAEFYRKKLAGRLLFDKSANDDHERSMLMKLKQQCGGQFTSKMEGMVTDLMLAKENQTSFEEYLSNNPNANPGIDLTVMVLNTGFWPSYKSFDLNVPAEMVKCIKVFREFYQRKTKHRNLKWIYSLGTCNIIGNFEPKSMDLIVTTYQASALLLFNSSDRLSYSEIMTQLNLTDSDVVRLLHSLSCAKYKILNKEPNTKNIAPTDHFEFNSKFTDKMRRIKIPLPPVDEKKKVIEDVDKDRTYAIDASIVRIMKSRKVLGHQQLVMECVEQLRHMFKPDFKAIKKRIEDLITRDYLERDKDNPNLFRYLA